The genomic interval CATCGTTAATAATTTGTTGAGTGTTTCTCCAGACCCTGTAAAAGCATCAGAGTTCACTACTGACTGGACCTCCTCCTACTCACCCCATAACATAATCAAATATAGTTATAATGTCTACCTATCCCAAACCCTTAATTCATTGCGTGAAAAGGTAGTGTGTCTCAGGTGCTGGATTAAGACTATAGTCTCTCAGGAgtcgtgggttcaaatcccaccactgtcGGTTGACTTTCTCACTCGTGTTTGTTAGCTACTTGTAGAACATCCTACTATTCTATAAAGATACATAGACCAGGAAGTAGAGCGGGTTGTCCAATAACCATTGGCTTGGCAAAAATGTTGGAACTTATTTGTCTCCAAATTCTGTtgtaaactaaatattttatcTAACTTTTTTCCAGGGTCATTCTCGGACTACccttcaaaacaaaactttgCCATGGCTCCCATGCAGCAGATGGCCCTGCAGCACCAGCACGCTCAACCACCCCTACACAATGAATGGCAGCATGCACGGCAGCGTTCAAGGTCCCAACCAGGTGCTGGACTACCTGGAGAACCAGGTGAGGGGGCTGGATATAGTGGAACCTCAAATGGGTCCACACACTGTCCAGCACAGGCCTCCGCTACAGCCTTGGCCTCAGCTAAACCGCCAGTCGCCTGCTCAAGCAGTTCCATACACGCCCGGGCCTCCGAGTATGTTGTCGGCCCTTGATGAGATGGGGGTGAGAGGGGTGGAGAGAAGGGTGATCACTCTGCCTCCTATAATCCAGCGTGTACCCAGCTTCACCTCTCAGAGGGGGCCTGCAGGTGGAAGCGGAGCCCGGGGGGCCCCCAGAATTTATAGTCCGTCCAGTGGGAGTACAAATCATTCTGGAGGAAGTGCCCACCGCGACAGACGTACGTATAGAGACCGAGACGTCTCTCCACCCAGGCGAGGAATCTTACGAGAGTACAGTGATGACTCCGACTGGGATAACAGGCGAGGAAGAGCCCCCCCAGGGGTTCGAGGAATGAGAGAGGACGCGGGTCCAAGAGGCGAGGAGGCGGGTCCAAACCGAGAACCCGAAGTCGAGATGgtctgatggaggagctgcacaGCAGAGCAGGTCGACGGGAGAGGAGCTATTCACCTCCTCAGCGCCGCAAAGCTTCGTGGAGCTCCGACGACGAGCACAGCAGTGgactgagaggaggaaaagggaagGGTTGGCCAGAGAAGCCTCCCAGTTACTCCTCCGTTGAGATCGATCCTGGACACAGCAGCGACCGGAGGAACTATCACCGCCTTTCTGTAAGAGCCACACACGAAtactgacactgacacacactttaCGCCTACTTTTCAATTCTTCTGTTCATCAATTTTTAGCCACGTTAGGCATCAGTGGATCAGTGGATGTCACTCTTTCAACCCCTTTTGTGCAAAGTGGACATTTTGATACTCAATGGATTGCAATGAAATTTTGTACAGAcatccccagaggatgaatccttctGGTTGTAGGGATCTCCTGATGTTCCTCATTAGGTTGACATTCGTGTGTTTATCCAAGTATTTGGAGGATTACATTGAAATGTGGTTCTGACATTTTATGGTCTCACAGGATGAATTGTTGTAACCTATCTTTTCTTTTCGTGCCATCATCAGGTTCAAATTTGAATTTGTCTACCAATCAAGTCTTCCTGTAACTAAATCTCTGTCACTCTTCTCTCTTCTATCTCTTAGGATAGAAGCTCCCGTAGTGGCACGAGCGTAGTCATCTAAAGCATTTCCGTCTGTTTAGACCCTTTCCTGAATGTTTCCAGAACGGTGAAAAatgaagacaaacagaaagataGCTTCATCAGTTCAATGAGTGTGCATGAATGTAGTTTGTTGGTCTGTACCCTTGAGTTGGGAATATGTATTGCATGGATAAACTTCCACTGTGTATGTAGTAAAAATATTATCCTTATGCATGAAGAAAAAGTTCATTTGAGGCTTTGAATTACAGTCTTGCAGTTATATTAAGCCTGGTCTTATTTTATAATTACTGTGTGTGATTCTTGTCTTTGTATTAagtggttatgtgtgtgtgtgtgttgagcttcTGGTGGTGGATAAATGTTTCCTTCTGTTGTATGTGAAGTAAACACAGTTTTAACAACAGATTGTTGGACactgtgactttgtgtttgttatttaggtTGTCATGAATGCTTTGTGAGTTTTCAGACACATAtgatgtgtctttgttttttataatttcttATTTTTACTAAATATGTTGTACTATTTAATGCGTTGTTTTTAATCGTTATCTGTAGTAACATTATTAGACTGTAGAAGCAATGGAAAATACTCTGTGGACCTTTGAAGTAAGGTGGACCATTAGTGGACACTATCGAAGCTCTTGGTGTAATTATTGGATGAAAATATAATTGTgatattaatgtttgtttttgttgcaaaCATGAATAGAGATGCAACGTCCtatatatgtatgtttttaataaacattttcagATAAACAGCAAGTTTGCATTGGTTCCTTTATGTTCTTTTTTACTTTATGTACTTggacattacatttaatgtctAACGGTCTTGACTGAATTTTCCCTTTAATTAAAAAGCTGTTCTTAAAACCTGTTTAGCAGCTGGTAATGtttgttatttgtatttttgttagCAAGATTTAGCCCAAACTACTTGATGGATGACAACAATTTGGTGAAAGGATGGGGTATGggtcagtaaaaaaaacaaagttccTCGTAGAAAGTTTTCATGTGACCCACCTGTACTGCAGTAAATTATACTGACAGGTGTTTCTGATCATTTGCCTTGAGGGCACTAAACCAGTTAAACCAGAAAGTGTGTGCCCATGTGTAGTCCAGCATAGGGAGCCACAGGATTTGTAATTGTCTTCTGCACGCTGCAGAGATGTTTTTGTGAGAAATGACTCAGaattaaaatatgtgtcattttcCCCCCCCTGAGCTGTGGGTTTAACAAAACGGGTTGAAGCCATAAAACTTGAGCAACGGCAAAGTTACACAATTGATGCCAGAACATAAAATATGTAGGTATCCATGAATCCATTCTTTTGTTCCAGTGCTTCCAAATACAAGATGATACTAAATGGCTCATGGATATGATTCTGTTTAGAGTTGTTACAGATGTAAGTGTTTACAGTGAGGGAGCCGGGAGGAGGTgctggctgctcctcctccatgtgattGGCGGCTCCTCGGCTCTGGGAGGCCGGACTCTGGGCGGACTGACCCGCAAGCACTGACCGCGGCAAGTGAAAACTGTCAATGTCACAGGATCCTGGATCAGCTGCGCGTCTGTTCGATCCCCGCACTTCAACGTCCACTGACCCACAGGAACATCGCACAGTCTCCTGAGGACTGAAGTCACAGCAGCTTCAAGTCATCTTCAGGTAAAAGGAGCTGCTGGTTGTTAGCTTCCTGCTAGCCAGCTAGCATTAGCTGCGCAGTTTGTTCCGTGAAGAAAGAGCTAATTCTCTTAAAATCTGCGGGATGATAACAGGAGCTAGCTGCAGGATATCTGGGTGAAAATCGGGAACAAGTCGGCTGGAGGTTTAGTCTCCAGAGCTCAATACTTTCCACCTTATTACGGTTTGTAATGTTTTTCTTAGCACTGAGATAAAGGAGTAATATGAGCTGTTGTTTATCACTGTAGTGACTCAGCTTCTGTAAAGCTAGTGGACTTACAGCAGGTTGTTTACTGGATTCATTATTGTcaatactttatattt from Pleuronectes platessa chromosome 14, fPlePla1.1, whole genome shotgun sequence carries:
- the LOC128456238 gene encoding LOW QUALITY PROTEIN: immunoglobulin-like domain-containing receptor 1 (The sequence of the model RefSeq protein was modified relative to this genomic sequence to represent the inferred CDS: inserted 3 bases in 2 codons) codes for the protein MLAKLKLLSIQVIVAETERSTTLFASVILHCDYSTSANLQDVLVTWRFKSFCKDPVLEYYSTGYQASLQLGQDPSNDCPDRQRTVRTVIQKRGSNEPILGADYRERKITIQNKADLVISEVMWWDNGVYFCNIDAAGDTSGDSDREVKLIVYHWLTVLLIIIGALMLIMLLCICCCQCCPQKCCCYVRCPCCPQTCCCPEKAVMQHRMMRDAQKAMAPWMNGQPIYAPISSNPSQTGVPILYSGSFSDYPSKQNFAMAPMQQMALQHQHAQPPLHXMNGSMHGSVQGPNQVLDYLENQVRGLDIVEPQMGPHTVQHRPPLQPWPQLNRQSPAQAVPYTPGPPSMLSALDEMGVRGVERRVITLPPIIQRVPSFTSQRGPAGGSGARGAPRIYSPSSGSTNHSGGSAHRDRRTYRDRDVSPPRRGILREYSDDSDWDNRRGRAPXRGSRNERGRGSKRRGGGSKPRTRSRDGLMEELHSRAGRRERSYSPPQRRKASWSSDDEHSSGLRGGKGKGWPEKPPSYSSVEIDPGHSSDRRNYHRLSDRSSRSGTSVVI